A single Gammaproteobacteria bacterium DNA region contains:
- a CDS encoding penicillin-binding protein 1A, translated as MTGVFLIALGLSAIALFIVPDLPSIESLKDVQFQVPLRVYTRDQKLIAEFGEKKRAPLDYAEIPPLMVQAVLAAEDNRFFEHPGVDYQGLLRATFYLLRTGEKGQGGSTITMQVARNFFLSSEKTYLRKLNEILLALKIENELSKQDILALYLNKIYLGNRAYGVGAAAQVYYGRPVDQLSIAQLAMVAGLPKAPSRYNPIINPARALLRRNYVLGRMYELGFIDEAAHSQARDTLDDASLHGLSKEVVAPYVAEMVRAEMIERYGDMTYSAGYKVYTSIDSGMQMAANTAQRNALLAYDLRHGYRGALARHVLKEEAGEDQWMPLLQPFSEINGLLPALVLATAEQSAVVYEPHRGVLRIDWPGLSWAAPSEANGRVGAAPQQAADILSRGDVVYIRESDDATAGEDLWQLAQLPEVEGALVSMDPGDGGIRALVGGFNFQQSKFNRVTQAERQPGSNFKPFTYSAALEKGFTAASLINDAPVVFEDEGLEAAWRPENYSGKVFGPTRLRQALVESRNLVSIRLLRAIGIGYAINYVTRFGFDEKRLPRDLSLALGSGAVTPLELVSGFSVFANGGYRPVPYFIDRIEDAEGSVLYRAAPFTVCEACEEKLQAQADVIAEPGAEPFVGPPTAAEVMPVNIAPRVLTPQNAYLIRSMMRDVILYGTGRRARSLGRPDLAGKTGTTNDQHDAWFSGYTSNLVTTAWVGFDKPQPLGARETGGYAALPMWIEFMHTALKGLPVHVPEQPPGLVTVRIDPETGLLAKAGHPNAIFETFRQEHVPQRQAEESTVLNHPGGGDGGRETASDTGVADELF; from the coding sequence ATCAAAAACTGATCGCCGAGTTTGGCGAGAAGAAACGCGCCCCACTGGACTATGCAGAGATTCCGCCGCTGATGGTGCAGGCGGTACTGGCGGCGGAGGATAACCGTTTCTTCGAGCATCCGGGCGTGGACTATCAGGGGCTGCTGCGGGCGACCTTTTATCTGTTGCGTACGGGTGAAAAGGGACAGGGCGGCAGCACGATCACCATGCAGGTGGCGCGCAATTTCTTTTTGAGCAGCGAAAAAACCTATTTGCGCAAATTGAACGAGATTCTGCTGGCGCTAAAAATCGAAAATGAGCTGAGCAAGCAGGACATCCTGGCCCTGTATCTCAACAAGATATATCTCGGCAATCGCGCCTACGGTGTTGGTGCGGCCGCGCAGGTCTATTACGGTCGGCCGGTTGATCAGTTGAGCATCGCGCAGCTGGCGATGGTGGCCGGCCTGCCCAAGGCGCCTTCGCGCTATAACCCGATTATCAATCCGGCCCGTGCCCTGTTGCGCCGCAATTATGTGCTGGGTCGGATGTATGAGCTGGGGTTCATCGATGAGGCGGCCCACAGCCAGGCGCGCGATACGCTGGATGACGCCAGCCTGCACGGATTGTCGAAAGAGGTAGTGGCGCCCTACGTGGCGGAAATGGTGCGGGCGGAAATGATTGAACGCTACGGCGACATGACCTATTCCGCCGGCTATAAGGTGTACACCAGCATTGATTCCGGTATGCAGATGGCCGCCAATACGGCGCAGCGAAATGCCCTGCTGGCCTATGATCTTCGTCACGGTTATCGCGGCGCCCTGGCGCGGCATGTATTAAAGGAAGAAGCTGGTGAGGATCAGTGGATGCCTTTGTTGCAGCCGTTCTCTGAAATCAACGGCCTGTTGCCCGCCCTGGTGCTGGCGACGGCAGAACAGTCCGCCGTCGTCTATGAGCCCCATCGCGGCGTGCTGCGCATCGACTGGCCGGGCCTGTCCTGGGCCGCACCGAGCGAGGCCAACGGCCGAGTAGGCGCAGCCCCGCAGCAGGCGGCCGATATCCTGTCCCGTGGCGATGTGGTTTATATCCGTGAAAGCGACGATGCGACAGCCGGCGAAGACCTCTGGCAGCTGGCGCAGCTACCGGAGGTCGAGGGGGCGCTGGTCTCGATGGATCCCGGTGACGGGGGTATTCGGGCGCTGGTCGGCGGGTTTAATTTTCAGCAGAGTAAATTTAATCGGGTCACCCAGGCCGAGCGTCAGCCCGGCTCAAACTTTAAACCCTTCACCTATTCGGCGGCGCTGGAAAAGGGCTTTACCGCGGCCAGCCTCATTAATGATGCCCCGGTGGTGTTTGAAGATGAGGGGCTGGAGGCCGCCTGGCGCCCGGAAAACTACAGTGGCAAGGTGTTTGGTCCGACGCGTCTGCGTCAGGCCCTGGTAGAGTCGCGCAACCTGGTGTCGATTCGTCTGTTGCGGGCGATCGGTATCGGTTATGCCATCAATTATGTGACGCGTTTTGGGTTTGATGAAAAGCGCCTGCCGCGCGACCTGTCGCTGGCCCTGGGCAGTGGCGCGGTCACGCCGCTGGAGCTGGTGTCGGGGTTTTCGGTGTTCGCCAATGGGGGCTATCGGCCGGTGCCGTATTTCATCGACCGCATCGAAGACGCAGAAGGCAGCGTGCTGTATCGGGCCGCGCCCTTCACGGTCTGCGAGGCCTGTGAAGAGAAACTACAGGCACAGGCCGATGTCATCGCGGAACCGGGTGCGGAGCCCTTTGTTGGCCCGCCGACCGCGGCCGAGGTGATGCCGGTGAATATCGCGCCGCGCGTACTGACCCCGCAGAACGCCTATCTGATCCGGAGCATGATGCGGGATGTCATCCTGTACGGTACGGGCCGCCGTGCGCGGTCGCTGGGGCGGCCCGATCTCGCCGGTAAGACCGGCACCACCAACGATCAGCATGATGCCTGGTTCTCCGGTTACACCTCCAATCTGGTGACGACCGCCTGGGTGGGGTTTGATAAACCGCAGCCGCTGGGCGCCAGGGAGACCGGTGGTTATGCGGCCTTGCCGATGTGGATTGAATTCATGCACACCGCCCTCAAGGGCTTGCCCGTGCATGTCCCCGAGCAGCCGCCGGGTCTGGTGACCGTGCGCATCGATCCCGAGACCGGCCTGTTGGCGAAGGCGGGTCATCCGAATGCCATCTTTGAGACCTTCCGTCAGGAGCACGTACCGCAGCGTCAGGCAGAGGAGTCCACCGTGTTGAATCACCCCGGTGGCGGTGACGGCGGGCGCGAGACGGCGTCCGATACCGGGGTGGCGGACGAGCTGTTTTAG
- a CDS encoding PilT/PilU family type 4a pilus ATPase — MEISDYLKLMVKYEASDIYFTVGAPVSAKIHGILKPLEKTTLPAGRTKALAYELMSEEQIAQFELKPEMNLAHSLPGIGRFRVNVFKQRNQAAMVIRHIKTEIPSAQELGLPPILQKIIMQKRGLVLFVGGTGSGKSTSLAALIDARNTHSSGHIITIEDPIEFIHNHKKSIVNQREVGLDTDNYEDALKNTLRQAPDVILIGEVRDRETMEHCIAFAETGHLAISTLHANNSNQALDRIINFFPEDRRNQLLMDLSLNVRAFISQRLIPTLDGKRAVAVEVLLGTPLIQDLILKGDIHGIRDIMEKSTNLGMQTFDQAIFKLYKDGVISIEEALRNADSQNNLRLKISLSEGAVEVDENMKIEEDPDDVNAMAGRPGTLNLMMEPK, encoded by the coding sequence ATGGAAATCTCTGATTACCTCAAACTCATGGTCAAGTATGAAGCCTCTGACATTTATTTCACAGTCGGCGCCCCGGTCAGTGCCAAGATCCACGGCATTCTCAAACCACTGGAAAAGACCACCCTGCCGGCCGGGCGCACCAAGGCACTGGCCTATGAGCTGATGAGTGAGGAGCAGATTGCCCAGTTCGAGCTCAAACCGGAAATGAATCTGGCCCACTCCCTGCCGGGCATCGGTCGTTTTCGTGTCAACGTGTTCAAGCAACGCAATCAGGCGGCGATGGTGATTCGCCATATCAAGACCGAGATCCCCAGCGCCCAGGAACTGGGTCTGCCGCCCATCCTGCAAAAGATCATCATGCAAAAACGCGGGCTGGTGCTGTTTGTCGGCGGCACGGGCTCCGGTAAATCCACCTCACTGGCAGCCCTGATTGATGCCCGCAACACACACTCTTCCGGCCACATCATCACCATCGAAGACCCCATCGAGTTCATCCATAACCACAAGAAGTCCATCGTCAACCAGCGTGAAGTGGGACTGGATACCGACAACTACGAAGATGCCCTGAAAAACACACTGCGCCAGGCGCCTGACGTAATCCTGATCGGCGAGGTGCGTGACCGCGAGACCATGGAGCACTGTATCGCGTTTGCCGAAACCGGGCATCTGGCGATCTCCACCCTGCATGCCAATAATTCCAACCAGGCCCTGGACCGTATCATCAACTTCTTCCCGGAGGATCGCCGCAATCAGCTGCTGATGGATCTATCGCTGAACGTACGTGCCTTTATCTCCCAACGGCTGATCCCCACCCTGGACGGCAAACGCGCGGTGGCGGTGGAGGTGCTGCTGGGTACGCCGCTGATCCAGGACCTGATCCTCAAGGGCGACATCCACGGCATTCGGGACATCATGGAAAAGTCCACCAACCTGGGCATGCAGACCTTCGATCAGGCCATCTTCAAGCTGTACAAGGATGGCGTCATCAGCATCGAAGAGGCGCTGCGCAATGCCGACTCGCAAAACAATCTGCGCCTGAAGATCAGCCTTTCGGAGGGCGCGGTCGAGGTGGATGAAAATATGAAGATTGAGGAAGACCCGGATGACGTCAACGCCATGGCGGGCCGTCCGGGGACGCTCAATCTGATGATGGAACCCAAATAG
- the glnE gene encoding bifunctional [glutamate--ammonia ligase]-adenylyl-L-tyrosine phosphorylase/[glutamate--ammonia-ligase] adenylyltransferase translates to MPEDLRAAVRRYWSDFGTVLAAGETSAGEFDPPFLDQLCRVWAGSEFVAQRCVSRPGLLLDLVHSGDLQRCYGTPVDELTAHVGQAMQAVTDAQTLGVQLRRLRQREMVRIAWRDLARLADVNETMADLSALADACIQGALDWLQAALITQQGEPRDASGEPMGMLVLGMGKLGAGELNFSSDVDLIFAYPEDGETDRGKPNEVFFKQLGQQLIRALDETTGEGFVFRVDMRLRPFGQSGALASSFAALENYYQAHGRDWERYALIKVRVVAGDPQAGARLFEILRPFVFRRYLDYGAFEALREMKKMVESEVRRRGMANNVKLGSGGIREVEFIGQAFQLVRGGREPDLQRREIQAVLRWLGEQDYLPAYVVEQLLTAYAFLRNTEHRIQEYQDQQTHQLPEDERGRQRLAFGMGFAHWDEFLPVLRGHMTRVHSHFEQVFASPQTGHAQVDESGLSRLWLTPPEPEEALGILRAAGYREVEVLYARLQAFRTGRGYAVLSPTGRTRMDRLIPLLLGAVSTLEEGKVVQGEALSDTTLLRVLSLMETIASRTAYIALLNEHPMVLSQLVRLCAASAWIAQLLARHPILLDELFDPRSLYSPPARAELEADLQRQLQRFPADDLEQAMDALRQFKQASVLRVAAADVVEAVPLMEVSNHLTDIAEVIVQAALELAWQHLLERHGRPACVAGSQTEKGFAVVAYGKLGGLELGYGSDLDLVFLHAAHDQADALTDGPRPIADSVFYARLGQRIIHILTAVTPAGVLYEADLRLRPSGASGLLVTSLPSYASYQHQQAWTWEHQALVRARVVAGDDGLRAEFEALRREVLMRVRETETLRHDIVSMRERMRETLVQQKDGQFDLKQGRGGIADIEFMVQFGVLNWAHKTPALTTYTDNIRLLEGFAQQLTEADFLTAEEAAALAEAYRRYRAEVHRRALQDQKAVVADDQFLAERRQVTGLWRKVFGSVALDEKHEHE, encoded by the coding sequence GTGCCTGAAGATTTACGGGCGGCGGTGCGTCGCTATTGGTCGGATTTCGGGACCGTGCTGGCCGCCGGCGAGACGTCGGCGGGCGAATTCGATCCGCCGTTTCTGGATCAGCTCTGCCGGGTGTGGGCCGGCAGCGAATTTGTGGCGCAGCGTTGCGTCTCCCGCCCCGGCCTGTTGCTGGACCTGGTGCACAGCGGCGACCTGCAGCGGTGTTACGGGACGCCCGTCGACGAGCTGACCGCCCATGTCGGGCAGGCCATGCAGGCGGTGACGGATGCGCAGACCCTGGGCGTGCAGTTGCGGCGCCTGCGCCAGCGGGAGATGGTGCGTATCGCCTGGCGCGACCTGGCCAGGCTGGCCGATGTCAATGAGACCATGGCCGACCTTTCGGCGCTGGCCGATGCCTGCATTCAGGGGGCGTTGGACTGGTTGCAGGCGGCCTTGATCACCCAGCAGGGCGAGCCCCGCGATGCAAGCGGTGAGCCGATGGGCATGCTGGTACTGGGCATGGGCAAACTGGGTGCCGGCGAGCTGAATTTTTCCTCCGACGTGGATCTGATCTTCGCCTATCCGGAGGATGGGGAAACCGACCGCGGCAAGCCCAATGAGGTATTTTTCAAACAGCTGGGGCAGCAACTGATCCGCGCCCTGGACGAGACCACCGGCGAGGGTTTCGTGTTTCGCGTCGATATGCGACTGCGGCCCTTTGGCCAGAGTGGCGCGCTGGCGAGCAGCTTTGCGGCGCTGGAGAATTATTATCAGGCCCATGGCCGTGACTGGGAGCGCTATGCCCTGATCAAGGTGCGCGTGGTCGCCGGCGATCCGCAGGCGGGGGCGCGGCTGTTCGAGATCCTGCGCCCCTTCGTGTTCCGCCGTTATCTCGATTACGGCGCCTTCGAGGCGCTACGCGAGATGAAAAAGATGGTGGAGTCGGAGGTCCGGCGTCGCGGCATGGCCAACAATGTCAAGCTGGGCTCCGGCGGGATTCGCGAGGTGGAGTTTATCGGTCAGGCCTTCCAGCTGGTGCGCGGCGGCCGCGAGCCCGATCTGCAGCGGCGCGAGATCCAGGCCGTACTGCGCTGGCTGGGCGAGCAGGATTACCTGCCCGCCTATGTGGTGGAGCAGCTGTTGACGGCCTACGCCTTTTTGCGCAACACCGAACATCGGATTCAGGAATACCAGGATCAGCAGACCCACCAGCTGCCCGAGGATGAGCGGGGCCGGCAGCGCCTGGCCTTCGGTATGGGCTTTGCGCACTGGGATGAATTCCTGCCCGTGCTGCGCGGTCATATGACCCGGGTGCACAGCCACTTCGAACAGGTATTTGCCTCGCCGCAGACGGGACATGCCCAGGTCGATGAATCGGGCCTGAGCCGCCTGTGGCTGACCCCGCCGGAGCCGGAGGAGGCCCTGGGCATCCTGCGGGCGGCGGGTTATCGGGAGGTCGAGGTGCTTTATGCCCGTCTGCAGGCGTTCCGGACCGGCCGGGGTTACGCGGTGTTATCACCTACCGGGCGCACCCGCATGGACCGGCTGATCCCCCTGTTGTTGGGGGCGGTCAGCACCCTGGAAGAGGGCAAGGTGGTGCAGGGCGAGGCGCTCAGTGACACGACCCTGTTGCGGGTGCTGTCGCTGATGGAGACCATCGCCAGTCGCACCGCCTATATCGCCCTGCTCAACGAGCACCCCATGGTCCTGTCCCAGCTGGTGCGCCTGTGTGCCGCCAGCGCCTGGATTGCCCAGCTGCTGGCGCGCCACCCCATCCTGCTGGACGAGCTGTTTGACCCGCGTAGTCTCTACTCGCCGCCCGCCCGGGCGGAGCTGGAGGCCGACCTGCAGCGCCAGTTACAGCGCTTCCCGGCGGACGATCTGGAGCAGGCCATGGACGCCCTGCGACAGTTCAAGCAGGCCAGCGTCCTGCGGGTGGCGGCGGCCGACGTGGTCGAGGCCGTGCCGCTCATGGAGGTGAGCAATCACCTCACCGACATCGCCGAGGTCATCGTGCAGGCCGCGCTGGAACTGGCCTGGCAGCACCTGCTGGAGCGCCATGGCCGACCCGCCTGCGTGGCCGGATCGCAGACCGAAAAGGGCTTTGCCGTCGTGGCCTATGGCAAGCTCGGAGGACTGGAACTGGGTTACGGCTCGGACCTTGATCTGGTGTTTCTGCACGCCGCCCATGACCAGGCGGATGCTCTCACCGACGGCCCCCGGCCCATCGCCGACAGTGTATTTTATGCGCGCCTGGGGCAGCGCATCATCCACATTCTGACCGCGGTGACGCCGGCCGGCGTGTTGTATGAGGCGGATCTGCGACTGCGGCCCAGCGGCGCCTCCGGGCTGCTGGTCACCAGCCTGCCGAGTTATGCGAGCTATCAGCACCAGCAGGCCTGGACCTGGGAACATCAGGCCCTGGTGCGCGCCCGGGTGGTGGCAGGTGATGACGGCCTGCGTGCCGAATTTGAGGCGCTGCGCCGCGAGGTGCTGATGCGGGTGCGTGAGACGGAGACCCTGCGCCACGATATCGTGTCGATGCGCGAGCGCATGCGGGAGACGCTCGTGCAGCAGAAAGACGGACAATTTGACCTCAAACAGGGTCGCGGCGGTATCGCCGATATCGAATTTATGGTTCAATTCGGGGTTTTGAATTGGGCGCATAAAACCCCGGCGCTGACCACCTATACGGACAACATTCGCCTGCTGGAAGGCTTCGCCCAACAGCTGACGGAGGCCGATTTTCTGACCGCGGAAGAAGCGGCCGCCCTGGCGGAGGCCTACCGGCGTTACCGGGCGGAGGTGCACCGGCGGGCCCTGCAGGATCAGAAGGCAGTGGTGGCGGATGACCAGTTTCTCGCCGAGCGCCGGCAGGTCACCGGACTCTGGCGCAAGGTGTTTGGGTCGGTCGCATTGGATGAAAAGCATGAACATGAATAG
- a CDS encoding branched-chain amino acid transaminase: protein MSMDDRDGVIWVDGNLVPWREAKVHVLTHTLHYGMGVFEGVRAYHTDSKGPAIFRMQAHTDRLFRSAKILGMDMPFDKATINEAQRAAVRDNGLSSAYLRPMCFYGSEGMGLRADNLKTHVMVAAWEWGSYLGAEGMEKGIRIKTSSFTRHHVNVTMCKAKSNGNYINSMMALQEALTDGYDEALLLDVDGFVAEGSGENIFIVRNGVIYTPELTSALEGITRETILVLAAKLGYEVREKRITRDEVYVADEAFFTGTAAEVTPIRELDNRAIGNGGRGPITEKLQTLYFDVVHGRHADYQDWLTPVA from the coding sequence ATGTCGATGGATGATCGCGATGGCGTCATCTGGGTGGATGGCAACCTGGTACCCTGGCGCGAGGCCAAGGTGCATGTGCTCACCCATACCCTGCATTACGGCATGGGCGTATTTGAAGGCGTGCGTGCCTATCATACGGACAGCAAGGGCCCGGCCATTTTTCGGATGCAGGCGCATACCGATCGCCTGTTCCGTTCCGCCAAGATTCTCGGCATGGACATGCCCTTCGATAAGGCGACCATCAATGAGGCGCAACGTGCCGCGGTGCGCGATAACGGGCTCAGCAGTGCCTATCTGCGGCCCATGTGCTTTTACGGCTCCGAGGGCATGGGCCTGCGCGCCGACAATCTCAAGACCCACGTCATGGTGGCGGCCTGGGAATGGGGTTCTTATCTGGGTGCCGAAGGCATGGAGAAGGGGATCCGCATCAAGACCTCGTCCTTCACCCGGCACCACGTCAACGTCACCATGTGCAAAGCCAAGTCTAACGGTAATTACATCAACTCGATGATGGCCCTGCAGGAGGCCCTCACCGACGGCTATGACGAGGCCCTGTTGCTGGACGTGGACGGCTTTGTGGCCGAGGGCAGCGGCGAGAATATCTTTATTGTGCGCAATGGCGTGATCTACACGCCGGAGCTGACCTCTGCCCTGGAAGGCATCACCCGGGAGACGATCCTGGTGCTGGCGGCCAAGCTGGGTTATGAGGTGCGCGAAAAACGCATCACCCGGGATGAGGTGTATGTCGCGGACGAGGCCTTTTTCACCGGCACCGCCGCGGAGGTGACACCCATCCGTGAGCTGGACAATCGCGCCATTGGCAACGGCGGACGCGGCCCCATCACTGAAAAATTACAGACCCTGTATTTTGACGTGGTGCATGGCCGTCACGCCGATTATCAGGACTGGCTGACCCCGGTGGCGTAG
- a CDS encoding zinc-finger domain-containing protein yields the protein MSQTQGVTEIPANAENHYEVSRAQLPLHCPMDGMSLWNSHPRVYLAIEKTGKAKCPYCGAEYTLKD from the coding sequence ATGAGTCAGACACAGGGCGTCACCGAGATTCCGGCCAATGCGGAAAACCACTATGAGGTCAGCCGTGCGCAGCTGCCACTACACTGCCCCATGGATGGCATGAGCCTGTGGAATTCGCACCCCAGGGTCTATCTGGCCATCGAAAAGACCGGCAAAGCCAAGTGCCCGTACTGCGGCGCCGAGTACACCCTGAAAGACTAA
- a CDS encoding O-antigen ligase family protein, which yields MTDNAAPQTAPHRLTHACGAALVFLFPVLILVLRPADGLGLGLLALAGFWVAYQQRGGGQASREEKLLYFAVGLFFLTALLVTLLGGIDHSGVKKLGKFARLLLVIPAYVFLRRAGVSLAALWYGLVVGALLAAAVALFEVWGKPPGFRAKGITHPIIFGDIALITGVMALAGLGWFRQRARWQVVLPLLAAACGLLASLLSHARGGWVAIPFLGLVFLWYARARIPVWQRWSAVALLVIVVAGAYFVPATGVQKTVDRTTANLSSYFQSEITSPARGTSVGTRLEMWQAAWQIYLDNPLVGVGWGHYQENAQALVDAGVRNSSAAAWGHPHNQFFATMANGGTLALVAIWLLFLIPAKLLVDGLRRQPDLDQQRLALAGLLLIVAYMCFGFSEAILERDRPISFFAFYLAAIFAAIQTRRQQARRAPVQRQQSLSVTIIAQDEADRIEPCLQSVAGWADEIIVLDSGSSDNTVEIARRYTDKLYETDWPGYGPQKQRALEKANGNWVLSIDADERVSPELRHDIDAALNHNPDCVGYRTPWAVMVYGHRMDFGRSARAPLRLFRREGARFTDAQVHEHVVLPKGRVGALEGRLYHYTHRNYGHALQKSAKYAWLGGQKRFAAGKWGGGLLIAALRSLWNFILIYFLRLGLLDGPVGFLVAVTYAQGAFNKYAALWTLRREARLAKKAG from the coding sequence ATGACCGATAACGCCGCCCCCCAGACCGCGCCCCACAGGCTCACCCACGCCTGTGGCGCGGCGCTGGTGTTTCTGTTTCCTGTACTGATCCTGGTGTTGCGTCCGGCCGACGGCCTGGGGCTGGGCCTGCTGGCGCTGGCCGGTTTCTGGGTGGCCTACCAACAGCGCGGCGGCGGCCAGGCCAGTCGCGAAGAGAAGCTGCTGTATTTTGCGGTGGGCCTGTTTTTTCTCACCGCCCTGCTGGTCACCCTGCTCGGGGGCATCGATCACAGCGGCGTCAAAAAACTCGGCAAGTTTGCCCGCCTGCTGCTGGTGATCCCGGCCTATGTGTTTTTGCGCCGCGCCGGGGTGAGCCTGGCGGCCCTCTGGTACGGGCTGGTGGTGGGCGCGCTACTGGCCGCGGCGGTGGCGCTGTTTGAGGTCTGGGGCAAGCCGCCCGGTTTTCGCGCCAAGGGGATTACCCATCCGATCATCTTTGGGGATATCGCCCTCATTACCGGGGTGATGGCCCTGGCCGGCCTGGGCTGGTTCCGCCAGCGCGCCCGCTGGCAGGTGGTACTGCCGTTATTGGCGGCGGCCTGCGGTCTGCTGGCCAGCCTGTTATCCCATGCCCGCGGCGGCTGGGTGGCGATCCCCTTTCTGGGCCTGGTGTTCCTCTGGTATGCCCGGGCGCGGATTCCGGTCTGGCAACGGTGGTCGGCGGTAGCCTTGTTGGTGATTGTGGTGGCGGGCGCCTATTTTGTGCCCGCCACCGGCGTACAGAAGACCGTGGATCGCACCACCGCCAACCTCAGCAGCTATTTCCAGAGCGAGATCACCAGTCCTGCGCGCGGCACCTCGGTGGGGACACGTCTGGAGATGTGGCAGGCGGCCTGGCAGATCTATCTGGATAATCCGCTAGTGGGCGTGGGTTGGGGACACTATCAGGAAAATGCGCAGGCCCTGGTAGATGCCGGCGTACGAAATAGCTCGGCCGCAGCCTGGGGACATCCACATAACCAGTTTTTCGCGACGATGGCCAATGGCGGCACGCTGGCGCTGGTGGCGATCTGGCTGCTGTTTCTGATCCCCGCCAAACTGCTGGTCGATGGGCTGCGGCGTCAACCCGATCTCGATCAGCAGCGCCTGGCCCTGGCGGGCCTGCTGCTCATCGTGGCCTACATGTGTTTTGGTTTCTCCGAGGCGATCCTGGAACGTGATCGCCCCATCAGCTTTTTCGCCTTTTATCTGGCGGCCATCTTTGCCGCCATCCAGACCCGACGCCAGCAGGCCCGGCGCGCACCGGTGCAGCGTCAGCAGAGCCTGTCGGTTACCATCATCGCCCAGGATGAGGCGGACCGCATCGAACCCTGCCTGCAGTCGGTGGCCGGCTGGGCGGACGAGATTATCGTGCTGGACAGCGGTTCGTCGGACAACACCGTCGAGATTGCGCGGCGCTACACCGATAAGCTATATGAAACCGACTGGCCCGGTTATGGCCCGCAAAAACAGCGCGCTCTGGAAAAGGCTAACGGCAACTGGGTACTCTCCATTGACGCCGATGAGCGTGTTTCACCTGAATTGCGACATGATATCGACGCCGCCCTCAACCACAACCCGGACTGCGTGGGCTATCGCACGCCCTGGGCGGTGATGGTCTATGGCCACCGCATGGACTTTGGTCGCAGCGCCCGCGCGCCCCTGCGCCTGTTCCGCCGCGAGGGCGCGCGGTTCACCGATGCCCAGGTGCATGAGCACGTGGTGTTACCCAAGGGCCGGGTGGGGGCGCTGGAAGGACGCCTCTATCACTACACCCATCGCAACTACGGCCACGCCCTGCAAAAGAGTGCCAAGTACGCCTGGCTGGGTGGACAGAAGCGATTTGCCGCCGGCAAATGGGGTGGCGGACTGCTCATCGCCGCCCTGCGCTCGCTGTGGAATTTTATCCTGATCTACTTTTTACGCCTCGGCCTGCTGGACGGCCCTGTGGGTTTCCTGGTGGCCGTCACCTATGCGCAGGGGGCGTTTAATAAATATGCCGCCCTGTGGACCCTGCGGCGGGAAGCGCGGCTGGCGAAAAAGGCCGGATAG
- a CDS encoding CDP-glycerol glycerophosphotransferase family protein, with translation MKRYLLFVSKLYGYSIVRPVQEAIRARGDEVAWFVHGVSDQHLRADERQLKTVAEVMDYQPHAVFVASNWVPDFFPGAKVQLFHGFNAEKRDEQVGHFRIRGWFDLYCTQGPSTTARFQQLAEQHGHFRAIETGWPKVDPLFWQDHQPGLREQLGIHKPIVLYTSTFSHRLSAAPRLHDTIARLAEAGHWHWLVNLHPKMDPAIVESYRALEGPNLTFIDTDNIIPLLKAADVMVSDTSSVVFEFMLQDRPVVTCRHRNPGPHLVDIQQADQLEAAIEQALTHPADLMSEIRKYADWLHPYRDGKSSERVLDATEAFLANDYRRLRRKPLNLGRRLGTRRKLGYWWW, from the coding sequence ATGAAACGCTACCTACTCTTCGTCAGCAAACTCTATGGCTATTCCATTGTGCGCCCCGTACAGGAGGCGATTCGCGCCCGCGGCGACGAGGTGGCGTGGTTTGTTCATGGCGTCAGCGACCAACATCTGCGCGCCGACGAGCGACAGCTCAAGACCGTCGCCGAGGTGATGGACTACCAGCCACATGCGGTGTTCGTCGCCAGCAACTGGGTGCCCGATTTTTTTCCCGGCGCGAAGGTGCAGCTGTTTCACGGCTTCAATGCCGAAAAGCGCGACGAACAGGTCGGGCATTTTCGCATCCGCGGCTGGTTCGATCTCTACTGCACCCAGGGCCCCAGCACCACCGCCCGGTTTCAGCAACTCGCCGAGCAGCACGGCCACTTTCGCGCCATCGAGACCGGCTGGCCCAAGGTGGATCCGCTGTTTTGGCAGGACCACCAGCCCGGCCTGCGCGAACAACTGGGCATCCATAAACCCATCGTGCTCTACACCTCCACCTTCAGCCACCGCCTCAGTGCCGCGCCCCGGCTGCACGACACCATTGCCCGGCTGGCCGAGGCCGGCCACTGGCACTGGCTGGTGAACCTGCACCCGAAAATGGACCCGGCGATCGTCGAATCCTACCGGGCACTGGAGGGCCCGAATCTCACCTTCATCGACACCGACAACATCATCCCCCTGCTGAAGGCCGCCGACGTGATGGTGTCCGACACCTCCTCCGTGGTGTTTGAATTCATGTTGCAGGACCGCCCCGTCGTCACCTGCCGGCACCGCAACCCGGGGCCGCACCTGGTAGACATTCAGCAGGCCGACCAGCTGGAGGCGGCTATCGAGCAGGCGCTCACCCACCCCGCCGATTTGATGAGCGAGATCAGGAAGTATGCCGACTGGCTACACCCCTATCGCGACGGTAAATCCAGCGAACGGGTACTGGATGCCACGGAGGCATTTCTGGCCAACGACTACCGCAGGCTCCGACGCAAACCGCTGAACCTGGGACGCCGCCTCGGCACGCGCCGCAAACTGGGCTATTGGTGGTGGTGA